The following are from one region of the Dermacentor albipictus isolate Rhodes 1998 colony chromosome 5, USDA_Dalb.pri_finalv2, whole genome shotgun sequence genome:
- the LOC135913940 gene encoding SEC14-like protein 2 gives MTGYLGSLNERQQVALNQFRNAVSDVKRPSDTDASLLRWLRARDFDVGRADSMYRHDIEWRKQNGVDDMLKNYKTPQIVKENFPGAILHPCKDGCPMWIVPAGINAGQELETQYLVIDFDNFSIRNVYSWQVVKAITDVLQMMEDHFPECLEKCIAINAPSFFPILWRLIRPFLTQRTADKVEVFVDGWKELLLSIIDAASLPAHWGGDMVGPGNDPRCRHKVNYGGRFEEGVERGESLFGEAGVEQRTVSRRDRWELQVGVTKPGSRISWRFQVAAGDLAFGLRLLAGEPLLPLRRVETCSHAPQEGSWLCDSPGTYVLEFDNTHSWFTSKTLAYEVNVHSPEDAH, from the exons ATGACCGGATACCTGGGTTCCCTAAACGAACGTCAGCAAGTCGCTCTGAATCAG TTTCGAAATGCGGTGTCAGACGTCAAGAGACCTTCGGACACGGACGCTTCCCTGCTGCGCTGGTTACGGG CTCGGGACTTCGATGTGGGCCGGGCGGATAGCATGTACCGTCAT GATATCGAATGGCGAAAGCAAAACGGGGTAGACGACATGCTGAAAAACTACAAGACTCCGCAG atcgtgaAGGAAAACTTTCCCGGCGCAATACTGCATCCGTGTAAAGATGGCTGCCCTATGTGGATAGTTCCAGCAGGCATCAAC GCAGGCCAAGAACTAGAGACGCAGTACCTGGTGATCGACTTCGACAATTTTAGCATACGCAACGTCTACAGCTGGCAGG TGGTCAAGGCAATCACGGATGTGCTGCAAATGATGGAGGACCACTTCCCCGAGTGCCTTGAAAAATGCATTGCCATTAATG CGCCTAGCTTCTTCCCCATCCTGTGGAGACTGATTCGGCCATTCCTGACCCAGAGGACGGCGGACAAAGTGGAAGTCTTCG TGGACGGCTGGAAAGAGCTTTTGCTGAGCATCATAGACGCAGCATCTCTTCCGGCCCACTGGGGCGGCGACATGGTGGGACCAGGCAACGACCCGAGATGCAGGCACAAG GTGAACTACGGCGGTCGCTTCGAGGAGGGCGTGGAACGAGGCGAATCACTGTTCGGCGAAGCTGGCGTCGAGCAGCGTACCGTCAGTCGCCGCGACCGGTGGGAGCTGCAGGTGGGCGTCACCAAGCCGGGGTCGCGAATCAGCTGGCGATTCCAGGTGGCCGCCGGAGATCTGGCGTTCGGGTTGCGCTTGCTCGCAGGAGAGCCCCTGCTGCCTTTGCGACGCGTGGAGACATGCAGTCATGCGCCACAGGAAGGAAGCTGGCTCTGCGATTCGCCTGGGACAT ATGTGCTGGAGTTCGACAACACCCACAGCTGGTTCACGAGCAAGACTTTGGCTTACGAGGTGAACGTACATAGCCCGGAGGACGCTCATTGA